A portion of the Anaeromyxobacter diazotrophicus genome contains these proteins:
- a CDS encoding TonB-dependent receptor, whose amino-acid sequence MTVSKDNYYNPFGQDLTQVTRRLTEFGPRRQSEHADTFRVVGGLNGILPFGWSWDAALIYGRTDWTNVNTGNIWKSRLQAAVGPTTQTVDPVTGKVTKVSCATGDAACVPLNLFGGSGSMTPAMAKYLSFSGVGSIENQLTSVQLNTAGELPVTLLADRPLALAVGYEYRFEQGSDTPDPLTASGESSGNNRSATTGHFFTNEVYAELSIPIINHVPGVENLEATASARIFDYNTFGTDWTYKLGARYTPVSDITFRGTYSTAYRAPTIAELFAGAYDNFPTISDPCSDLSNASADLKKACAANGVSNPAGSGQTDTQLRSQNGGNPKLKPETAKTYTFGAVIEPSMVKNLSFTVDYYHIDITNAISAQGAGFILSQCYPSAGNSNPAACALVTRDASGFIDRISDLNVNVGGTKTAGVDISARYSIPTEEYGRFGFGVDGNFLQYYDVIQPDGTIIHGRGNYDIGQLNNGLQGVYPTFKGIASVVWGLGGFGAGGTLHYIGNIKQCAATDGTSTGGVCYDNPLHMERDVGAYATVDAFLSYGFKSTAGTTSLAVGVNNLFDAAPRTIYGALTPNSDPTAYDYMGRFFYVRLGQRL is encoded by the coding sequence GTGACGGTCTCGAAGGACAACTACTACAACCCGTTCGGCCAGGACCTCACCCAGGTCACCCGCCGCCTCACCGAGTTCGGCCCGCGCCGCCAGAGCGAGCACGCGGACACGTTCCGCGTGGTGGGCGGCCTCAACGGCATCCTGCCGTTCGGCTGGTCCTGGGATGCCGCCCTCATCTACGGCCGCACCGACTGGACCAACGTCAACACCGGCAACATCTGGAAGTCGCGCCTGCAGGCCGCCGTCGGCCCGACCACCCAGACCGTCGACCCGGTCACCGGCAAGGTCACGAAGGTCTCGTGCGCCACCGGCGACGCCGCCTGCGTCCCGCTGAACCTCTTCGGCGGCTCGGGCTCGATGACCCCCGCGATGGCGAAGTACCTCTCCTTCTCCGGCGTCGGCTCCATCGAGAACCAGCTCACCTCCGTCCAGCTCAACACGGCCGGCGAGCTCCCCGTGACGCTGCTCGCCGACCGGCCGCTCGCCCTCGCCGTCGGGTACGAGTACCGCTTCGAGCAGGGCTCCGACACGCCGGACCCGCTCACCGCCTCGGGTGAGTCCTCGGGCAACAACCGCTCGGCGACCACCGGTCACTTCTTCACGAACGAGGTGTACGCCGAGCTCTCGATCCCGATCATCAACCACGTGCCGGGCGTCGAGAACCTCGAGGCCACCGCGTCCGCCCGCATCTTCGACTACAACACGTTCGGGACGGACTGGACCTACAAGCTCGGCGCCCGCTACACGCCGGTGAGCGACATCACCTTCCGCGGCACGTACTCCACCGCGTACCGCGCGCCGACCATCGCCGAGCTGTTCGCCGGGGCGTACGACAACTTCCCGACCATCAGCGACCCGTGCTCCGACCTGAGCAACGCCTCGGCGGACCTCAAGAAGGCCTGCGCGGCGAACGGCGTCTCGAACCCGGCGGGCAGCGGCCAGACCGACACCCAGCTGCGGAGCCAGAACGGCGGTAATCCGAAGCTCAAGCCCGAGACGGCGAAGACCTACACCTTCGGCGCCGTCATCGAGCCGAGCATGGTGAAGAACCTGTCCTTCACCGTGGACTACTACCACATCGATATCACCAACGCGATTTCGGCCCAGGGCGCCGGCTTCATCCTCAGCCAGTGCTACCCGTCGGCCGGCAACTCGAACCCGGCGGCCTGCGCCCTCGTCACCCGTGACGCCTCGGGCTTCATCGACCGCATCAGCGACCTCAACGTGAACGTCGGCGGCACGAAGACGGCCGGCGTCGACATCTCGGCGCGGTACAGCATCCCCACCGAGGAGTACGGCCGCTTCGGCTTCGGCGTGGACGGCAACTTCCTGCAGTACTACGACGTGATCCAGCCGGACGGCACGATCATCCACGGCCGCGGCAACTACGACATCGGCCAGCTCAACAACGGCCTCCAGGGCGTCTACCCGACGTTCAAGGGCATCGCGAGCGTGGTGTGGGGCCTCGGCGGCTTCGGCGCCGGCGGCACGCTGCACTACATCGGCAACATCAAGCAGTGCGCCGCCACCGACGGCACCTCCACCGGCGGCGTCTGCTACGACAACCCGCTCCACATGGAGCGCGACGTCGGCGCCTACGCCACGGTCGACGCCTTCCTGAGCTACGGGTTCAAGTCGACGGCCGGCACCACCTCGCTCGCCGTCGGCGTGAACAACCTGTTCGACGCGGCGCCGCGCACCATCTACGGCGCGCTGACCCCGAACTCCGACCCGACGGCGTACGACTACATGGGCCGGTTCTTCTACGTGCGCCTGGGGCAGCGGCTCTAG
- a CDS encoding TonB-dependent receptor plug domain-containing protein: MSLRRKLMAAAVAAGALVGTSGAAFAQDPNQAAPAPSSPSTPASPPSSGTIEPNAPTPAPAVPPSQVAPSNQPGEAAQPPAAEVVQPSPAEETVAAPGAGKRAGKQFGEEIVVTGSRIRRKDLTTPAPVAVLSKEQIQASGKVSLGDFLQSLPEQANALNTQVNNGGSGATRVDLRGLGNTRTLVLLNGRRMVAAGTGADTGNGVDINTIPIAAVERIEVLKDGASSVYGSDAISGVVNIITRRSFNGMEFNAFEGISSRGDGNTVDLNVTAGTSSENGSFMFSGGFYDAQQVMAPDRPWSTHQLDYDWNGNVTELGSSRVPNGRVLTPNLPGTTGPGSSYTYDPTLPGCAVSNDPTVKPKASCFRPFSSAKDLYNFQRTNYDVTPNRRVNLFSAGELKLSDTVPVKAFFEGSYTNRSSAYQLAEEPLIIGAGASA; this comes from the coding sequence ATGTCGCTGAGACGCAAACTCATGGCGGCGGCCGTCGCCGCTGGCGCGCTGGTGGGAACCTCCGGGGCTGCCTTCGCCCAGGACCCGAACCAGGCGGCGCCCGCGCCGTCGTCCCCGAGCACCCCGGCCAGCCCCCCCAGCTCCGGCACGATCGAGCCGAACGCCCCGACCCCGGCCCCGGCGGTCCCGCCGTCGCAGGTCGCCCCCAGCAACCAGCCCGGTGAGGCCGCCCAGCCCCCGGCGGCCGAGGTGGTGCAGCCCTCGCCCGCCGAGGAGACGGTGGCGGCCCCCGGCGCCGGCAAGCGCGCGGGCAAGCAGTTCGGCGAGGAGATCGTGGTCACCGGCTCCCGCATCCGCCGCAAGGACCTCACCACCCCCGCCCCGGTCGCGGTGCTCAGCAAGGAGCAGATCCAGGCGTCCGGCAAGGTGTCGCTGGGCGACTTCCTGCAGAGCCTCCCCGAGCAGGCGAACGCGCTCAACACCCAGGTGAACAACGGCGGCTCGGGCGCTACCCGCGTCGACCTCCGCGGCCTCGGCAACACCCGCACCCTGGTGCTCCTCAACGGGCGCCGCATGGTGGCGGCCGGCACCGGCGCCGACACCGGCAACGGCGTCGACATCAACACCATCCCGATCGCGGCCGTCGAGCGCATCGAGGTGCTGAAGGACGGCGCCTCGTCCGTGTACGGCTCGGACGCCATCTCGGGCGTGGTGAACATCATCACCCGCCGCTCCTTCAACGGCATGGAGTTCAACGCCTTCGAGGGCATCTCCAGCCGCGGCGACGGCAACACCGTCGACCTCAACGTCACCGCCGGCACCTCCAGCGAGAACGGCTCGTTCATGTTCTCGGGCGGCTTCTACGACGCGCAGCAGGTCATGGCGCCGGATCGCCCGTGGAGCACGCACCAGCTCGACTACGACTGGAACGGCAACGTCACCGAGCTCGGCAGCTCGCGCGTGCCGAACGGCCGCGTCCTCACGCCGAACCTGCCGGGCACCACCGGCCCGGGCAGCTCGTACACCTACGACCCCACGCTGCCCGGCTGCGCGGTCTCGAACGACCCGACGGTGAAGCCGAAGGCGAGCTGCTTCCGCCCGTTCAGCTCGGCCAAGGACCTCTACAACTTCCAGCGCACGAACTACGACGTCACCCCGAACCGGCGCGTCAACCTCTTCTCGGCCGGTGAGCTGAAGCTCAGCGACACGGTGCCGGTGAAGGCGTTCTTCGAGGGCTCGTACACGAACCGCAGCTCGGCCTACCAGCTCGCCGAGGAGCCGCTCATCATCGGCGCCGGCGCCTCGGCGTGA
- a CDS encoding MotA/TolQ/ExbB proton channel family protein, with product MSPQLVSALNQLVVSAEPAMSFDLVSMWHTMGFFAKFIACVLGIMSIYSLGVMAERLVTYARASAASRQYAEQLRALLPTRKYSDAVALSKKLKRGHLSKVLGLAIEEYERGVKAIRTRGPEDVGDFDVIAAVNRAIDRSSMRTVADLRRGLGALATVGSTAPFVGLLGTVAGIITAFQAMAATGSGGLGSVSAGIAEALVTTAFGLLVAIPAVMMFNYLTNRVEDMQVDINDSANELVDYFMKEGRSEPTTAAK from the coding sequence ATGTCGCCTCAGCTCGTATCCGCCCTCAACCAGCTCGTGGTCAGCGCCGAGCCGGCCATGTCCTTCGACCTCGTGTCGATGTGGCACACGATGGGGTTCTTCGCGAAGTTCATCGCGTGCGTGCTCGGCATCATGAGCATCTACTCGCTGGGCGTCATGGCCGAGCGGCTCGTCACCTACGCGCGCGCCAGCGCCGCCTCGCGGCAGTACGCGGAGCAGCTGCGCGCCCTCCTGCCGACCCGCAAGTACTCCGACGCGGTGGCGCTCTCGAAGAAGCTCAAGCGCGGCCACCTGTCGAAGGTGCTCGGCCTCGCCATCGAGGAGTACGAGCGCGGCGTGAAGGCCATCCGCACCCGCGGCCCCGAGGACGTGGGCGACTTCGACGTGATCGCGGCCGTGAACCGCGCCATCGACCGCAGCTCGATGCGCACCGTGGCCGACCTGCGCCGCGGCCTGGGCGCCCTCGCCACCGTCGGCTCGACCGCGCCCTTCGTCGGGCTGCTCGGGACGGTGGCCGGCATCATCACCGCCTTCCAGGCGATGGCGGCCACCGGCTCCGGCGGCCTCGGGTCGGTCTCGGCCGGCATCGCCGAGGCGCTCGTCACCACCGCCTTCGGCCTGCTCGTCGCCATCCCCGCCGTCATGATGTTCAACTACCTGACGAACCGGGTCGAGGACATGCAGGTCGACATCAACGACTCGGCGAACGAGCTCGTCGACTACTTCATGAAGGAAGGGCGCAGCGAGCCCACCACGGCGGCGAAGTAG
- a CDS encoding putative metallopeptidase, with translation MPLRPNMTLAVKRLIRDLAGRLPELAHVEASRVLVVAGEARGSSRATIRGGQLGPPRAGGKRRFLRLRGRDLRYVITLRPLWFLASTAEERVATLLHELYHASIRFDGSLHRERRHARLPRARYDRHVQELLRRYLAAAPPELVAPFSGEGVVKIRMWLRGPRAGRVRGAGRDAGPLLFHGYMPLRTRAPREAEPEARPRRRRRGRDEEEGE, from the coding sequence GTGCCCTTGCGGCCGAACATGACGCTGGCGGTGAAGCGGCTCATCCGCGACCTCGCAGGGCGGCTGCCGGAGCTGGCGCACGTGGAGGCCTCGCGGGTGCTGGTGGTGGCCGGCGAGGCGCGGGGCTCGTCGCGCGCCACCATCCGCGGGGGCCAGCTGGGCCCGCCCCGGGCGGGGGGCAAGCGGCGCTTCCTGCGGCTGCGCGGGCGCGACCTCCGGTACGTCATCACGCTGCGTCCGCTCTGGTTCCTCGCCTCGACCGCCGAGGAGCGGGTGGCGACGCTCCTGCACGAGCTCTACCACGCGTCGATCCGGTTCGACGGCTCGCTCCACCGGGAGCGCCGCCACGCGCGGCTGCCGCGGGCGCGCTACGACCGGCACGTGCAGGAGCTGCTGCGGCGCTACCTGGCCGCCGCCCCGCCGGAGCTCGTCGCGCCCTTCTCCGGCGAGGGCGTGGTGAAGATCCGCATGTGGCTGCGGGGGCCGCGCGCCGGCCGCGTGCGCGGCGCCGGCCGGGACGCCGGCCCGCTCCTCTTCCACGGCTACATGCCGCTGCGCACCCGGGCGCCGCGCGAGGCGGAGCCCGAGGCGCGGCCCCGGCGGCGCCGGCGCGGGCGGGACGAGGAGGAGGGCGAGTAG
- a CDS encoding ExbD/TolR family protein has protein sequence MDVGGKSVKSDINVTPLVDVVLVLLIIFMVITPMLQRGKPVQLPRAKMVSELKHGGDPILLSLTGDGRTWLDKVEVKRKELSDALVAEMAVRPGAPIILKGDKSVDYRTVREVILEVSKTRVVGVSLAASQIKTGEAE, from the coding sequence ATGGACGTCGGTGGCAAGAGCGTCAAGAGCGACATCAACGTCACGCCGCTCGTCGACGTGGTGCTGGTGCTGCTCATCATCTTCATGGTCATCACGCCCATGCTCCAGCGCGGGAAGCCGGTGCAGCTCCCCCGCGCCAAGATGGTCTCGGAGCTGAAGCACGGCGGCGACCCCATCCTCCTCTCCCTCACCGGCGACGGGCGCACCTGGCTCGACAAGGTGGAGGTGAAGCGGAAGGAGCTCTCCGACGCGCTGGTGGCCGAGATGGCCGTCCGCCCGGGGGCGCCGATCATCCTCAAGGGCGACAAGAGCGTCGACTACCGCACGGTGCGCGAGGTCATCCTCGAGGTCTCCAAGACGCGCGTGGTCGGCGTCTCGCTGGCCGCCTCGCAGATCAAGACCGGGGAGGCCGAGTAG
- a CDS encoding J domain-containing protein — MSADTGSGGPPRLERVKPGASHGLAAREVTAAAAFAAGLGWDGPLSENRPLHLYYLAAAAQAQGKLELATERARFTLHFKRGAVEHASSDAPEDDLGRHLVAKGVVSPEALARGEGARAASGGDLVTALSSLGLMNPAESFRALQEHGGAVLARALAAEKGTARFTPKVPPPPSSFPLGSRWGLLCEAVRRLDGLAVRKLLGPRAERLASRAGGRVEVAELKLTAVEARVSALFDGRSSPAQLAAAHPAEGEVLLRVALLFAETELLQFGAAAPGPAASAATATAKATTTGTATATAASPTPTPIPARTPAPVRPPTPVPRPPPQAAKPAAPAKPAAPKPPTDAAALQELHDRIAKADHFEALGVKRDAPAAQVKAAYFQLARVYHPDAGAPGEPETVKKLRADVFARLGEAWGVLSDEARRAEYLQQLASGGAADVDVSAIFKAEELFQRATVLVRTRQYEAALEALAEAMKLNPEEPEFGVWKAWAEFLTAADRKRQQSASAAVMEAALKKVPRCMAAYLFLGQMAKVVGDLALAEKHLKRGLALDPAHADLARELKYLRK, encoded by the coding sequence GTGAGCGCAGACACGGGATCAGGGGGGCCCCCCAGGCTGGAGCGGGTCAAGCCCGGCGCGAGCCACGGCCTCGCCGCGCGCGAGGTGACCGCCGCGGCCGCGTTCGCCGCCGGCCTGGGCTGGGACGGTCCGCTCTCCGAGAACCGGCCGCTCCACCTGTACTACCTCGCCGCCGCGGCGCAGGCGCAGGGCAAGCTGGAGCTCGCGACCGAGCGGGCGCGCTTCACCCTCCACTTCAAGCGCGGCGCCGTCGAGCACGCCTCGTCCGACGCGCCCGAGGACGACCTCGGCCGCCACCTGGTGGCGAAGGGCGTGGTCTCCCCGGAGGCGCTGGCGCGGGGCGAGGGGGCGCGCGCGGCGTCCGGCGGCGACCTCGTGACCGCGCTCTCGAGCCTCGGGCTCATGAACCCCGCCGAGAGCTTCCGCGCGCTGCAGGAGCACGGCGGCGCGGTGCTGGCGCGCGCCCTCGCCGCCGAGAAGGGCACCGCGCGGTTCACGCCCAAGGTCCCGCCGCCGCCCTCGTCGTTCCCGCTCGGCTCGCGCTGGGGCCTCCTGTGCGAGGCGGTGCGGCGCCTCGACGGCCTCGCGGTGCGCAAGCTCCTCGGCCCGCGCGCCGAGCGGCTCGCCTCGCGCGCCGGCGGGCGCGTCGAGGTGGCCGAGCTCAAGCTCACCGCGGTGGAGGCGCGCGTCTCCGCGCTCTTCGACGGCCGGAGCAGCCCGGCCCAGCTCGCGGCGGCGCACCCGGCCGAGGGCGAGGTGCTGCTGCGCGTGGCGCTCCTCTTCGCGGAGACGGAGCTGCTCCAGTTCGGGGCGGCGGCGCCGGGCCCGGCTGCGAGCGCCGCGACCGCGACCGCGAAGGCGACCACGACCGGGACGGCGACCGCGACCGCGGCGAGCCCGACTCCGACCCCGATCCCGGCCCGCACCCCGGCGCCGGTCCGGCCGCCGACGCCGGTCCCGCGACCGCCGCCGCAGGCCGCCAAGCCCGCGGCGCCCGCGAAGCCCGCGGCGCCGAAGCCGCCGACCGACGCGGCGGCCCTGCAGGAGCTGCACGACCGGATCGCGAAGGCCGATCACTTCGAGGCGCTCGGCGTGAAGCGCGACGCCCCCGCGGCGCAGGTGAAGGCCGCCTACTTCCAGCTGGCGCGCGTCTACCACCCCGACGCCGGCGCGCCCGGCGAGCCGGAGACCGTGAAGAAGCTGCGGGCGGACGTCTTCGCCCGGCTGGGCGAGGCGTGGGGCGTCCTCTCCGACGAGGCGCGCCGCGCCGAGTACCTGCAGCAGCTCGCCTCGGGCGGCGCCGCCGACGTGGACGTCTCCGCCATCTTCAAGGCCGAGGAGCTGTTCCAGCGCGCCACCGTCCTCGTGAGGACGCGCCAGTACGAGGCCGCCCTCGAGGCGCTGGCCGAGGCGATGAAGCTCAACCCCGAGGAGCCGGAGTTCGGCGTGTGGAAGGCCTGGGCGGAGTTCCTCACCGCGGCCGACCGCAAGCGCCAGCAGTCCGCCAGCGCCGCGGTCATGGAGGCGGCCCTCAAGAAGGTGCCGCGCTGCATGGCGGCCTACCTCTTCCTCGGGCAGATGGCGAAGGTCGTGGGTGACCTCGCGCTGGCCGAGAAGCACCTCAAGCGCGGGCTCGCGCTCGACCCGGCGCACGCCGACCTCGCGCGCGAGCTCAAGTACCTGCGAAAGTGA
- the yhbY gene encoding ribosome assembly RNA-binding protein YhbY, which yields MPAPQNPKKKALMPSGPLRRSLRAAGHHLTAIVQVGKEGATEAVTRQLDQALLDHELVKVKVGTESPEDRFEAAERLAAGAQAQLAQILGRTLLLYRKHPRKPKFEPGPAEDARGAAPEPRSAGRAPARKRTVRKGSFRKGR from the coding sequence GTGCCCGCACCCCAGAACCCCAAGAAGAAGGCGCTCATGCCGAGCGGGCCCCTGCGCCGGTCGCTCCGCGCCGCCGGCCACCACCTCACCGCCATCGTCCAGGTGGGGAAGGAGGGCGCCACCGAGGCCGTGACGCGCCAGCTCGACCAGGCGCTCCTCGACCACGAGCTCGTCAAGGTGAAGGTCGGCACCGAGAGCCCGGAGGACCGGTTCGAGGCCGCCGAGCGGCTCGCCGCCGGCGCGCAGGCGCAGCTGGCCCAGATCCTCGGGCGCACGCTGCTGCTCTACCGGAAGCACCCCAGGAAGCCGAAGTTCGAGCCGGGGCCGGCGGAGGACGCGCGCGGCGCGGCTCCCGAGCCGCGCTCCGCCGGGCGGGCGCCGGCGCGCAAGCGCACGGTCCGTAAAGGGAGCTTCCGCAAGGGAAGGTGA
- a CDS encoding RluA family pseudouridine synthase — translation MAHRELRLPLTAHGRLDRALADALGVGRAAVKQAFALGEVRVRGRRARASDPAEPGAPVALDLELSGGPIAPDLDLPLRVLAEGPDWLVADKPAGVATHPLREGETGTLASAVVARYPECAAASPDPRDGGALQRLDLETSGCVLFARAPAAWEVLRAQLAARTVEKVYLALAAGRVASGGVCSVPLAARTGRVVAVPDLERPPRSTGAPRPAETRFEVRRAFAQHTLLEVRIVTGVMHQIRAHLAYLGHPVAGDELYGGAAAALPGLGRHFLHAAVLGFERPEGGRVRVESPLPPELERVLGTLGAGG, via the coding sequence ATGGCCCACCGCGAGCTCCGCCTGCCCCTCACCGCCCACGGCCGACTCGACCGCGCGCTCGCCGACGCCCTGGGGGTGGGGCGCGCCGCCGTCAAGCAGGCGTTCGCGCTGGGGGAGGTGCGGGTGCGGGGCCGCCGGGCGCGCGCCTCGGACCCGGCCGAGCCGGGCGCGCCCGTCGCGCTCGACCTCGAGCTGTCCGGCGGCCCCATCGCGCCCGACCTCGACCTGCCGCTGCGCGTCCTCGCCGAGGGGCCGGATTGGCTGGTGGCGGACAAGCCGGCGGGCGTCGCGACCCATCCGCTGCGCGAGGGCGAGACCGGCACGCTGGCGAGCGCGGTGGTGGCGCGCTACCCCGAGTGCGCCGCGGCGTCGCCCGACCCGCGCGACGGCGGCGCGCTCCAGCGGCTGGACCTCGAGACGAGCGGGTGCGTGCTCTTCGCGCGCGCCCCCGCCGCCTGGGAGGTGCTGCGCGCACAGCTCGCCGCCCGGACCGTGGAGAAGGTGTACCTGGCGCTCGCCGCGGGGCGGGTGGCCTCGGGCGGCGTGTGCTCCGTCCCGCTCGCGGCGCGCACCGGGCGCGTGGTGGCGGTGCCCGACCTCGAGCGGCCGCCCCGCTCCACCGGCGCGCCGCGCCCGGCCGAGACCCGCTTCGAGGTCCGGCGCGCCTTCGCGCAGCACACGCTGCTCGAGGTGCGGATCGTCACCGGGGTCATGCACCAGATCCGCGCCCACCTCGCCTACCTGGGCCATCCGGTCGCCGGGGACGAGCTCTACGGCGGCGCGGCGGCGGCGCTCCCGGGCCTCGGGCGGCACTTCCTGCACGCCGCGGTGCTCGGCTTCGAGCGGCCGGAGGGGGGGAGGGTGAGGGTGGAGAGCCCGCTCCCGCCGGAGCTGGAGCGGGTGCTCGGGACCCTCGGCGCGGGGGGATGA
- a CDS encoding ExbD/TolR family protein, giving the protein MAMGLGTKRPVTDINVTPLIDVVLVLLIIFMVMTPLAEKQMFTRVPEYEPPNQVIPPDQVPPDQTVLTLKADGRVLLNRQDKSIDEAMLYLHDAYNGRPSKVLFFNAEDPVKYDLAVKVLDLAHQAGVNTIGMMTDAPSGPGAAPGPEAAPAAPAQ; this is encoded by the coding sequence ATGGCGATGGGACTCGGGACGAAGCGTCCCGTCACGGACATCAACGTCACCCCGCTCATCGACGTCGTCCTCGTGCTGCTCATCATCTTCATGGTGATGACGCCGCTGGCCGAGAAGCAGATGTTCACGCGCGTGCCGGAGTACGAGCCGCCGAACCAGGTGATCCCGCCGGACCAGGTCCCCCCCGACCAGACGGTGCTCACGCTCAAGGCCGACGGCCGGGTGCTGCTGAACCGCCAGGACAAGTCGATCGACGAGGCGATGCTGTACCTGCACGACGCCTACAACGGCCGCCCGTCGAAGGTCCTCTTCTTCAACGCCGAGGACCCGGTGAAGTACGACCTGGCGGTGAAGGTGCTCGACCTCGCCCACCAGGCCGGCGTGAACACCATCGGCATGATGACCGACGCGCCGTCGGGCCCCGGCGCCGCCCCGGGGCCGGAAGCGGCGCCCGCGGCGCCCGCCCAGTAG
- a CDS encoding fumarate hydratase C-terminal domain-containing protein, which translates to MPRIVTLPMDGEQARELRVRDEVLVRGRIVTGRAAARRRLLERDHPEIRAFSKGALLFHCAPLVARDPDRRWRVRAAAPARSLREEPYAAELLARYGLRGFLGKGGLGVRTLAALALHGGAYLHAAPGLAVALARTMVRVEAVHLLAELGPAEAVWCLEVEDLPAVVTMDAHGQSLHALGGTRRAQGQHDRNAIA; encoded by the coding sequence ATGCCCAGGATCGTGACGCTGCCGATGGACGGGGAGCAGGCGAGGGAGCTGCGCGTCCGCGACGAGGTGCTCGTCCGCGGCCGCATCGTCACCGGCCGCGCGGCGGCGCGGCGCCGTCTGCTGGAGCGGGACCACCCGGAGATCCGCGCCTTCTCCAAGGGGGCCCTCCTCTTCCATTGCGCGCCGCTCGTGGCGCGCGACCCGGACCGCCGCTGGCGGGTGCGCGCCGCGGCGCCGGCCAGGTCCCTGCGCGAGGAGCCCTACGCCGCGGAGCTCCTGGCGCGCTACGGGCTGCGGGGCTTCCTGGGCAAGGGCGGGCTGGGCGTCCGGACCCTGGCGGCGCTCGCGCTCCACGGCGGAGCGTACCTGCACGCCGCGCCCGGGCTCGCGGTGGCGCTGGCGCGGACCATGGTCCGGGTCGAGGCCGTCCACCTGCTCGCGGAGCTGGGGCCGGCCGAGGCCGTCTGGTGCCTGGAGGTGGAGGACCTCCCGGCGGTGGTGACGATGGACGCGCACGGCCAGAGCCTGCACGCGCTCGGCGGCACCCGCCGCGCCCAGGGCCAGCACGACCGCAACGCGATCGCCTGA